TTTGATTGTTGCTGTTGTTTTTGTATTTGATCAATTTGCTGTGAATTTTGATGTTGTCCTTGTTTTACGCCATTTACTTCAGCCTCTAATTCCTGAAATGCTTTAGATTCACGTACTTTTGAATCCAAAACCGCATCATGCTTAGCTTTTTCTACGATAATACGGTTAGCTTCACCCAAGGGATAACGTATTAATACAAATGTGCGATAACCATTAAGTTGTTGCTGTACTTCTTTTTTCTCTATGACGTAACCTGCAATGTCTGCTCCATTAACTAGCTCTGAAGCGACTTTCTCTACTTCACGCACTAATACAGGATCATTGGCAGTCCCCGTCTCTCTCGCAAAAGATTTAAACTTCATACTCACTTTATCACTGAGTTGACTGGCAATCTCCCCTTTAGCATCTACTGCCGCTTTCTCTATCGAGAATTGTAAGTCTCTAGAAAATGCTGTAGCAACACCATAGATGGCATCATTGGCTACGGGTGGTTTTAAATACCAACTAGGCGCATTATCTAAGGTTTGCGTGGCAGCCCTACTTTGTTCCTTATAGGTATGTTCAGCTTGTTCTTGTGCATATTCTGCCGTACCGTATTTAGGGCCACAGGCACTAAGTAACACGGCGGAACCTGTAAGTAACATAATTAATAATTGTCGATTCATCATCTTCTCCCTTACTGAGCCTGTTGAGGGACCATAATCTGAAACCCTCGTTTAAATAAACGTACTTGATCGATAGGTAGTTCTGCTAATTTGTTTCTGAATTCATCAAATGAATAATGATCCTGCCAAGCAATAGGGTTTTGTGACACCACGACCATGACATACTCATCAAGTACTCGGCGATTTGCCGGGATCCTGTCAGGTAAATCCACACGCCAATGATCATATTGTTTACTTGGTAGGGTTAACTCATGACTTACGTGATTGTTCTGTTCCATCTTGTTCGGAAAAATTCTTGTTACTTGTTCTGCTTCTTTCTCATAAGGAATCCAATTAAATACAGTCAAATAAACCGGTTGCTGTGGTGCTATTTGAAGAGTTAACTCTTCTCCTGGACGATAAATAGATTGGTTGAGTGATACCATAGAGTCTAGTGCTGGATTATTTACTCCAGGTATAACGCTGACTTGAGCAGTAATGTTCACTTCGCAACGACGTTTACCTAGCTCATCACTGACCACTTGTTTGATCACATGTAATGATTGGATATCTCCACCAATTTGCGACCACGTCAATTTATTCAGTAAACATTGCGTTGCTGCATCCCCACTCTTTTCATTCTCACTACACATCATGGTTTCATCTTGACTAAAACGCTCACCACCCACGTTTCTTAAAGCATCTAATTTGGCGGCCTCAAGGGCTGCTTGGCAGGCACTGGCTTCAGAGGTCTCTGGACCAAAGTAATACACTCCATTTCCTTCTTCGTTCTTTGACCACGCATATTGAACTGAACACAGCAACAGAAGAGCAATAATACTTTTTCTAAGTTGGTTGTTATTGTCCATAAATTATTACCTCATTTATATTGCCTATTACCACAGGGGTCTGCTCTAGTCCCTGACGAATTGACTCTTTACTAACATGTTGCTCAACATATTGATAAAGTTCTTCTGCAGTAATATTGTGGTCATGATTAATGTCAGCATCTCCTTGCATACCACGCATCAAGTAATAAGAAAAAATACCATGCTGCGCACTCACTGATACACCAGACAATTGGTCTCCCTTTGATGAACTAAAAATAGTGACATCTTTAGGTGGTGCCTCTAGATCGGAGTACACCATAATAGGGCGCATTGCTGACAGTAATGTATTACCCGTTTTAGTTCGGCCTGAATAACAACTGTCTAAAAACAAGGTTAATGATGAAGGTTGATAACTTTCTATAATGTTAATTAATTGATTTTGTGAAATAGCAGTATCTTCAAGTAGTGACACATTGGTATCAACAGGTAATAAATATCTCTTTTTTCCATCAAAGGATGCAAGGCCATGCCCAGAATAATACACATATACTTTTGTCGAACCGTGATTCACTTCTGCAGCAAGCCAATTTTTAAGTGTTAATAGAATATTACTTCGGCTTGCCTCCCCTCCTGTTAACAATTTTATTTTTTCTGGCGCAACACCAAGCCCTCTTACTGCATAATCATAAAAGCTTCTCGCATCGTTATCTGAAAACTCTGACTGCGGTAATTGGGTATATTGTTGTGCTCCAATGATTATCGCTACTGCGTCCTGTCTTTTAGCTAGCGGCACTTGCTGAGGATTTAATGCTGGTAACTCTACACCTGCATTACTAACAGTACGATGTACCAAATACTGTTTAGTGAAATGATGTTGTTCACTATCTTGGGCATAAACATCCACATAACTATCACCTACAGGTACATAGCGGGTTATGGATAAATTAACTTGGTTTTGTGTGTTTATTTCCTGACCATTGATTCTTAATAAAGATATGGGCAATTGATTGATGGCACTAATTGTTAAGGCAACATTTCCTAAAGGATCAACCTGACTTATATTAACTTGTAATGGTAAGGTGTTATTAACAGGTGGTAGCGCAGAAGGCAATAAACCTAAGTTTACTAAATTATTTTGAGCTAAACGCTTTGCTTCACTATTTTGTTGTTGATCAACTGCTCTTTGTAACCAATACTGCGCTTGCAATGGATCCATAGCAACACCTCGTCCTGTAGCGTAAGCCCAACCCAAGTTGTTTTCTGCCATAGGCTCATTTTGCTCAGCAGCTTTCTTCCACCATTGAGTTGCCTCTTGATCACTTTGGATCACTCCCATTCCTTGACTATAGAGTGTTCCTAAGATGTTTTGCGCTTTAGGTAGTCCTGCAACAGCAGCTTTAGTCATCCACAGTGCTTGTGTTTGTAAATCAGTTTTACCTAATTCGCCAGAACCAAACAATACCGCAAGATTATATTGAGCAGAAGCCAAATTCTGTTGTGCTGCTAATAAAAACCATTTCTCTGCTTCTTGGCTATTTTTTTCAACTGCTAATCCCTGGCGATATAAAAATCCGATGGCATTTTGGCAATCACGATTACCACGAGTCGCTGAGTCAATACATTGTTGATAGGCTTTGGGATAATCATGTTGTAAAAATGCTTGTTTAGATTCCATGTAGCCTGCAAGTGCGGAGTTGTTTATTCCCCACAAAACCATTAAAAATGATAAAGATGTTGAGTTTAGTTTTATCATTTAATACTCCAAACTCTGATCTGATCCGATTGGAGAAGTCGTGGTGTTAGGCTGATTGATTTTTTGTACTTCCTTTTGATTCACGTTACCAGGCGTTTGGTCTTCAATAGGAGGTGATGCTTTAGCACTACTATCCCCGGTAAAGAGATATATCAACAGTCCAGCCACTAATACGCCTGCGATAGCTAATCCCGCTCCCCCGCCACCCCCTCCACCTCCACCACTGGAAGAAGTTGAGTCATGGGCGATAACTTGACCGCCATCTGCAAAAACTGATGTATGTGTTGATAAAAAAACAACAGTCAACAAAGCAATTAAGATACGTTTCATTATAAGCACGTTAATTTATGTGAATTTTTCCCATATTTCACATGAGTTTACCAAGTAATGCAAGTTATTTTTATTTTTTTAAATAATAAAACCAGTATTAAATTAAGAACCTTAACCTATGCTTAAGGACAACTTTAAAGCTAACAATTAACTACGGTAATCACTCTGGGGTTTGTACAGTTTAGATGACGTACAAATATTGTGTAATCGACTGAATACAGTTTTATATATATAAAACAATTATTATTTTGGATTGTAGAGATCAGTCTGGTCAAACCAATGATATTAAAACAGCGAAAATTAGCCAAGCCATTATAGGATTAAAACTGCTCCCTTAAAAGAGAAAGAGCCAAAGAACCTGGAACTGGTAAAAGGAATAAGAGTGTGTAGTAAGTGTATAGTAAAAGAAAAAGCGGGCAATTGCCCGCTAATCTTTGTTATTTGGTGGGTCGGGCGAGACTCGAACTCGCGACCAACGGATTAAAAGTCCGCTGCTCTACCGACTGAGCTACCGACCCTCAAAATCAATCCAAAATTTTAGCTCGACTTAGGGTCTCTAGTCAAATAAAAAATACATTATTGATGATGTTTTTTAAGCTTTGCCGCTGCATCGCTATCTGGATATTTGGTTTCTAATTGATGTTCAACGCTTTTTGCTTTACTTGTATCACCTAACGCTTTGTAAGCGCGGGATAAGTTAAGCATTGCATCAGGGACTTTACTTGAATTGGGGTAGTCTTTAATAACACGTTTATTTACTAATACCGCTTCTTTATAATTTTTCAGAACGATATCGTTCAAACCAATCCAAAAAAGTGCATTGGGTACTTTTTCATCATCTGGATTAGCAATAATAAAGGCTTTAAGTAGTTTAACTGACTGCTCATAGTTGCCTGCATTAAAGGCATTTAACCCACTATCGTAACTCGGTCCCTTTTGAGCTGGCGCTTCTTTTATTTTACTTTCATTACTACTGGCTTTGTCAGCTGCAGCCTTATCGTCTTTTTTTCCATCAGCAGATTTTGTCTCACTATTGGTAGGATTAGCATCTGCCAATACTTTATCTGTTTTAGTTGCTTTTACTTCGTCACCAGGCTTGGCTGATTTGCTGGTATTAGCTTGAGGATTTCCGCCTTCAAGCACTTTTAGACGTGAATCAAGATCAAGATAGAGCTCTTGGTTTCTTTTGGTTATTTGATCTAACCGATTGTTAAGTTCATCTAACTTACCTTTCATTTCCGCCAAACTTTGCGTCATATGATCAAACTGACTAACCATATCTGGCAGATTTTGATTGGCTGACTCCATTCGGCCAACACGATCTAATAAATCCTGTACCTCTTTATTGAGGTTATTTTGTACTGCTTTAATGTCAGCTAACTGCTGATCATCAGAAAAAATACCTGCCCAAGCACTGTTAATGCTCAGAAAAATAAAAACAATAGCCCCGAGAAACCTCGGGGCTAGAGCTGTATAACGAACCGCTTTCAACTAATTACTCACCACGGTAAACGATGTCGGTACGACGGTTTTCAGCCCAAGCTGCTTTGTTATGACCTGGGTTACGTGGTTTTTCTTTACCAAAAGAAATGGTATCAATTTGGTTGGCGCTAACACCACTTGCCATCATTAGTTTTTTAACGCTATCAGCACGACGTTGACCTAAAGCCAAGTTGTATTCACGGCTACCGCGCTCATCGCAGTTACCTTGTAAGGTAACGTGAGCAGCTTTGTGGCTGGTCAAGAAGTTAGAATGAGCATTTACGATAGGAGCATATTGCTCTTTAACAGCAAATTTGTCGAAATCATAATATACGCTACGTTGACCTAACGCACCGCCTACACCTTTGGCTGGGAACAATGCTTCAGCTGCAGTATTGGTATTTGCAGCTTCAGTTTTAGAACCGGTATCAGCGGTTGGTGCTGGGGTTGGGGTTGAGCTACATGCAGCTAATGCACCAGTCATAGCTAGAGCTAACATTAATTTTTTCATAATTATCCTCAGGTTGTTTGTTTAAAGTGAAATAAGCTTACAAAAAAAACCATTATAAATCAAAATTTTCTACAAGTGTAACGCACAATAACAATTTTGGTTTACTCGAAAGGGCCCCATACGGGTTCATACACATCCCCTTTGGTGGTTGCCAAGGACTGGCGGCTTCGTCCATCACTACTGACAATAGCCAACTCACCTCTCTCATGAATCCTTGTGGCGTATAGAATATACTGCCCATTAGGAGCAAAAGTAGGAGATTCATCCAAATCTGTATCAGTCATAATTTGACTGGTATTGGTACCCAAATCCATTTGCATTACATGAAATGACCCTTGATCACGTTCAATATAAACCATCTTTCTACCATCTGGACTTAATCGTGGTGAAACACAATAAGTACTACCGTAAGTTAAACGAGTTGCATCCCCCCCATTAACTGGGATGCGGTAAATTTGAGCATTACCCCCACGATCTGAGGTGAAATAAATAGATTGCCCATCAGGGGAAAAGGTTGGTTCGGTATCTATACTTTCGCTGTAGGTAATACGCTTTGGATAGCCTCTTCCGTCTGATGGAATTAAATACATTTGAGCAATACCTTCCTTAGACAACACCACTGCTAAATATTTTCCATCAGGAGACCAGGCAGGAGCACTA
The window above is part of the Ferrovum sp. PN-J185 genome. Proteins encoded here:
- a CDS encoding DUF4384 domain-containing protein, with amino-acid sequence MDNNNQLRKSIIALLLLCSVQYAWSKNEEGNGVYYFGPETSEASACQAALEAAKLDALRNVGGERFSQDETMMCSENEKSGDAATQCLLNKLTWSQIGGDIQSLHVIKQVVSDELGKRRCEVNITAQVSVIPGVNNPALDSMVSLNQSIYRPGEELTLQIAPQQPVYLTVFNWIPYEKEAEQVTRIFPNKMEQNNHVSHELTLPSKQYDHWRVDLPDRIPANRRVLDEYVMVVVSQNPIAWQDHYSFDEFRNKLAELPIDQVRLFKRGFQIMVPQQAQ
- a CDS encoding caspase family protein; protein product: MIKLNSTSLSFLMVLWGINNSALAGYMESKQAFLQHDYPKAYQQCIDSATRGNRDCQNAIGFLYRQGLAVEKNSQEAEKWFLLAAQQNLASAQYNLAVLFGSGELGKTDLQTQALWMTKAAVAGLPKAQNILGTLYSQGMGVIQSDQEATQWWKKAAEQNEPMAENNLGWAYATGRGVAMDPLQAQYWLQRAVDQQQNSEAKRLAQNNLVNLGLLPSALPPVNNTLPLQVNISQVDPLGNVALTISAINQLPISLLRINGQEINTQNQVNLSITRYVPVGDSYVDVYAQDSEQHHFTKQYLVHRTVSNAGVELPALNPQQVPLAKRQDAVAIIIGAQQYTQLPQSEFSDNDARSFYDYAVRGLGVAPEKIKLLTGGEASRSNILLTLKNWLAAEVNHGSTKVYVYYSGHGLASFDGKKRYLLPVDTNVSLLEDTAISQNQLINIIESYQPSSLTLFLDSCYSGRTKTGNTLLSAMRPIMVYSDLEAPPKDVTIFSSSKGDQLSGVSVSAQHGIFSYYLMRGMQGDADINHDHNITAEELYQYVEQHVSKESIRQGLEQTPVVIGNINEVIIYGQ
- the ybgF gene encoding tol-pal system protein YbgF → MKAVRYTALAPRFLGAIVFIFLSINSAWAGIFSDDQQLADIKAVQNNLNKEVQDLLDRVGRMESANQNLPDMVSQFDHMTQSLAEMKGKLDELNNRLDQITKRNQELYLDLDSRLKVLEGGNPQANTSKSAKPGDEVKATKTDKVLADANPTNSETKSADGKKDDKAAADKASSNESKIKEAPAQKGPSYDSGLNAFNAGNYEQSVKLLKAFIIANPDDEKVPNALFWIGLNDIVLKNYKEAVLVNKRVIKDYPNSSKVPDAMLNLSRAYKALGDTSKAKSVEHQLETKYPDSDAAAKLKKHHQ
- the pal gene encoding peptidoglycan-associated lipoprotein Pal — its product is MKKLMLALAMTGALAACSSTPTPAPTADTGSKTEAANTNTAAEALFPAKGVGGALGQRSVYYDFDKFAVKEQYAPIVNAHSNFLTSHKAAHVTLQGNCDERGSREYNLALGQRRADSVKKLMMASGVSANQIDTISFGKEKPRNPGHNKAAWAENRRTDIVYRGE